The DNA segment AATTGAGATCTGTTTGTTCTCACTTAACATATCCTCCATTTGCCCTGCTACCATCCCGGTACCGCCACTAGCTTTCGACAGCTCACGAACTAAATAAACTTTTTCTTCACTAGTAAGATTTACATCCTCAGTAATTACTTGAAAACTCAAGGTAAGGAGCGCATCACCAGCGAGAATGGCTGTTGCTTCGTCAAAAGCCTGATGGTTCGTAGCTTGTCCACGTCTAATATCGTCATCATCCATCGCTGGGAGGTCATCATGGATGAGTGAATAGGTATGAATCATTTCCAAAGCACAAGCTACAGAATAACCACGAGTATGTTGAGCTCCAAGTGCTTCCATAGTGGAAAGAAGAAGTACCGGCCGTATTCGTTTCCCACCCGCTTCGATAGAATACAGCATAGCTTCTTGGAGTCTTCCAGGATATGTATAGTCCCTCACGTAGGAAAACAGCATCTCATTTATGATTTGCTGATAATCAGTTAAATACTTCTTGAAAGAGTCCACTTACTCATCCTCCTGAACTTCGTACGGAACAAATTCACCGTGTTCATTCAACACTTGCTGCATTTGTTCTTCAACACGGCCAAGCTT comes from the Halobacillus shinanisalinarum genome and includes:
- a CDS encoding polyprenyl synthetase family protein → MDSFKKYLTDYQQIINEMLFSYVRDYTYPGRLQEAMLYSIEAGGKRIRPVLLLSTMEALGAQHTRGYSVACALEMIHTYSLIHDDLPAMDDDDIRRGQATNHQAFDEATAILAGDALLTLSFQVITEDVNLTSEEKVYLVRELSKASGGTGMVAGQMEDMLSENKQISIDVLKSIHVNKTGRLLSFAITAGAYLSHPSDQSLGELTKIANVLGLIFQIQDDILDVAGDAGAIGKPVGSDEVNSKSTYPKILGMEGAIKEKEQYVDIALQSLDKAGVNATSLSRLIGYLSSRDR